In bacterium BMS3Abin08, a single window of DNA contains:
- the hypB gene encoding hydrogenase isoenzymes nickel incorporation protein HypB, protein MCQDCGCSANTSTKVLEVQKKVLERNEKEAGHNRETLNRYKILGLNLMSSPGSGKTSLLEKTIELLNGKLSIGVIEGDLETDRDAERIRNRGIPVHQITTGQTCHLDAKMIHNAMHHLPLKEIDMLFVENVGNLVCPAAYEIGTHTNVVLLSVNEGDDKPAKYPLVFRTAELMVITKTDQMPYTDFNVQGAINDARRINPELKVLMLSAKTGEGMGEWIDFLKKRLQECRS, encoded by the coding sequence ATGTGTCAGGACTGCGGCTGCTCGGCAAATACAAGCACAAAGGTTCTCGAGGTTCAGAAAAAGGTCCTCGAACGTAATGAAAAAGAAGCAGGGCATAACAGGGAGACGCTCAACAGATACAAAATCCTCGGACTTAACCTGATGAGTTCGCCGGGATCGGGAAAGACCTCACTTCTTGAGAAGACGATTGAACTCCTAAATGGAAAACTCTCCATAGGCGTAATTGAAGGGGATCTCGAAACAGACAGGGATGCTGAAAGAATACGCAACAGGGGCATCCCGGTCCACCAGATAACCACCGGACAGACCTGCCACCTCGATGCAAAAATGATCCACAACGCAATGCACCACTTACCCCTCAAGGAAATAGATATGCTCTTCGTCGAAAATGTGGGTAACCTCGTCTGTCCTGCTGCGTATGAGATAGGAACACATACAAACGTTGTCCTCCTTTCGGTTAACGAGGGAGACGACAAGCCGGCAAAGTATCCCCTGGTCTTCAGGACTGCCGAACTGATGGTCATTACAAAAACCGACCAGATGCCTTATACTGACTTTAATGTTCAAGGGGCCATAAATGATGCACGGAGGATCAATCCGGAGCTGAAGGTGCTGATGCTGTCTGCAAAGACCGGGGAAGGGATGGGGGAGTGGATTGATTTTCTTAAGAAAAGATTGCAGGAGTGCCGTAGTTAA
- the zraR_4 gene encoding transcriptional regulatory protein ZraR: MAIRVLIVDDEEPVRRLLSKELKRKGYETDTAEDGSAALHKIRKTNYDIVLLDIVMPGLDGLALMKKVKADPASPAIIVLTGRATVDTAVEAMKNGAYDYLTKPYKLEELVIIINRAYEQRRLSIENTLLQQELSRKERPDKFIGKSQHYSQLLMMINKIAPTDSTVLILGESGTGKELVANHIWKKSKRNKNPFIALNCSTFSETLMESELFGHEKGAFTNAYKVKHGLVEAASEGTLFLDEIGEMPIGLQAKLLRFLDDGEFRRVGGNKMMNADVRVIAATNKNLQEAIEKNQFREDLYYRLNVINLEIPPLRERREDIVPLSEYFLNKYTRKFMKSVKGFDKNAVVKFLEYEWPGNVRELENIIERAVILSESERIGADDISIPDVQHGSVDEKAGLSLQEMEKEHILKVLREAGGNQTQASRVLGIDRKTLYLKIKKYNIQV; this comes from the coding sequence ATGGCGATAAGGGTATTGATAGTAGATGATGAGGAACCTGTCAGGCGGCTCCTCAGCAAGGAATTAAAAAGGAAGGGGTATGAAACGGATACTGCGGAAGACGGCAGTGCAGCCCTTCACAAAATAAGAAAAACCAATTACGACATAGTACTCCTGGACATCGTGATGCCGGGACTGGACGGCTTGGCTTTAATGAAAAAAGTGAAGGCTGATCCGGCTTCACCGGCAATAATTGTCTTAACCGGGAGGGCAACGGTGGACACTGCCGTTGAGGCAATGAAGAACGGGGCTTACGATTATTTAACCAAGCCGTATAAACTGGAAGAGCTGGTTATAATTATAAACAGGGCCTATGAGCAGAGGCGCCTGAGCATTGAGAATACGCTTCTTCAGCAGGAACTTTCCAGAAAGGAGAGGCCCGACAAGTTTATCGGTAAGAGTCAACATTACAGCCAGTTGTTGATGATGATTAACAAGATTGCACCTACTGATTCGACAGTACTGATACTCGGTGAAAGCGGAACGGGCAAGGAACTTGTCGCCAACCACATATGGAAGAAGAGTAAGAGGAACAAGAACCCCTTCATTGCCTTAAACTGCTCTACATTTTCTGAGACTTTGATGGAAAGTGAACTTTTCGGGCATGAAAAAGGTGCCTTTACAAACGCCTATAAGGTTAAACACGGTCTTGTTGAAGCAGCCTCTGAAGGAACTCTTTTTCTTGATGAGATAGGTGAAATGCCCATCGGGTTACAGGCAAAACTCCTTAGATTTCTGGACGATGGAGAATTCAGGAGGGTTGGCGGGAACAAGATGATGAATGCGGATGTGAGAGTGATTGCAGCCACAAACAAGAACCTTCAGGAGGCGATTGAGAAAAATCAATTCAGGGAGGACCTCTATTACAGATTAAATGTTATAAACCTCGAGATCCCCCCGCTCAGGGAACGGAGGGAAGATATAGTGCCCCTTTCCGAATACTTTCTGAATAAATATACCAGGAAGTTTATGAAGTCCGTAAAGGGGTTCGACAAAAATGCCGTCGTGAAGTTTCTTGAATATGAATGGCCCGGAAATGTGAGGGAACTTGAGAATATAATTGAACGTGCAGTCATACTGAGTGAGTCTGAACGGATAGGAGCCGATGATATTTCGATCCCGGATGTTCAGCATGGGTCAGTTGATGAAAAGGCCGGCCTGTCACTTCAGGAGATGGAAAAAGAACATATTCTGAAGGTGCTCAGGGAGGCAGGAGGTAACCAGACCCAGGCGAGCAGGGTACTCGGGATCGACCGTAAGACTCTCTATCTCAAGATTAAGAAATATAACATCCAGGTTTAA